The DNA sequence GGTTCCACCCTCTGCTTTCTCTATTTATGTATTAATCCATTGCTGCTTATTTCCCCTTTAAATAACGCGTTGATTTTGGTCTCATCGTGGAAAATACTTATCTCTTTGTTTACCCTTTTCCAGTAATGAGCTCAAAACCAACAGAAGTTAGAGCAATTAGATTAATTGTAATAAGTGCAATATTGGCATAACATAGATTAAACTATCAAATCGGTCTAATATTCCTCCATGCCCTGGCAATAATGTGCCTGAATCCTTAACCGCATAATGTCTCTTTAATGCAGATTCTACTAGGTCACCAAGTTGTCCGAAAATCGATGCAACTAAAATGACTGAAAATAGTAATACATAAGAACTAAAAATTGGAAACACGAAGTGAAATACAACTCCAACTACCAATGCACAAATGATTCCACCTATCGACCCTTCTATCGTCTTTTTAGGACTAATGTCAGGCCAAAGTTTTCGCTTTCCAAATGCTCTACCTGCAAAATAAGCTCCTGAATCTGTTGCCCAAATAATAAATAAGACAAAAAATACAAGTGCTAAGCCATTTTCAGCAGCTCTTGTCATGATTAAGTAATGGAATCCAAAGCCAACATAGACTGTAGACAATATCACAAAGCCTGCCTCATCAAAAGTGAACACATTCTTTGAAATAACGGTTACCATTAACAAAATTAAAATCATAAATATAAAAATTTCTACCTTAGATACATGAGATAAAAAAGTAAGGTCTACCCATGTTGTAGGAACTAATAATAACCACATCAAAAACAAGCTTAGAAAGCCAATTGGTGAAAGGGTTGGTATTTTTTTCATTTTTAATAGCTCAATCATGGCAACCGATGCTACAACAGCAATAAATAATGTAAACGGCAATCCACCTAATACAACCATACTTATAAAAACAGTAGCACCAATAATTCCTGTTATGATTCGTTGCTTCATTACTCTCACTCCTTCCGTTACACGCCACCGTAGCGACGACCACGGTGTTGGTATTCCCGTATTGCTTCTTCAAAGTGAATTTCTGTAAAATCAGGCCACAGAACTTCTGTAAACCAAAATTCACTATAGGCTAATTGCCAAAGCATAAAGTTACTTAGCCTAATTTCTCCACTTGTTCGTATCAGCAAGTCTGGGTCGGGAAGTTGATTTGTCATTAAGTTATCTGCCATAAGGGTTTCATCGATTTGATCATACGTTATCAAACCTTCTTGTACCTGCTTCGCCATTGTTTGCACGGCTTGAATGATTTCAGTACGTCCTCCATAATTCAAAGCAAAATTCAAGATTAACCCGGTATTTTCATTTGTTTTAGTAATTGCTGTTTCGACGGCACGCAACGTATGAGGTGGTAAATTTTCTTTGCTTCCCATTAACCGAACCTTTACATTTTCCTCCATTAAAACAGGCAATTCTTTTCCTAAAAACAATTCTGGTAATCTCATTAAAAAATCAACTTCAGCTTTTGGACGTTTCCAATTTTCCGTTGAAAATGCATAGAGGGTTAACGTTTCAATACCTAGTTCATTTGCTTTCCTAACAATTTTATTAATAACTTTCATGCCTTCTCGATGACCTGCAATTCTTGGTAGGCCCTTCTTTTTGGCCCACCTTCCGTTCCCATCCATAATGATGGCCACGTGTTTGGGAATGCTTACTAGTTCTAGTTCTTCAGAAGCATCTTTTTTCTTTCCAAACCCGTCTTTCCAATTTGAAAATTTCTCTAGCATTTTTTTGTCCTCCACAATTCTACAATTAGCATTGTGATAATGAAAAACGGCAATGCCGTTTTTTTTTCAAAAAGCAAGGTGCCCTGCAGTAAGCGGA is a window from the Bacillus alkalicellulosilyticus genome containing:
- a CDS encoding phosphatidate cytidylyltransferase; amino-acid sequence: MKQRIITGIIGATVFISMVVLGGLPFTLFIAVVASVAMIELLKMKKIPTLSPIGFLSLFLMWLLLVPTTWVDLTFLSHVSKVEIFIFMILILLMVTVISKNVFTFDEAGFVILSTVYVGFGFHYLIMTRAAENGLALVFFVLFIIWATDSGAYFAGRAFGKRKLWPDISPKKTIEGSIGGIICALVVGVVFHFVFPIFSSYVLLFSVILVASIFGQLGDLVESALKRHYAVKDSGTLLPGHGGILDRFDSLIYVMPILHLLQLI
- a CDS encoding isoprenyl transferase codes for the protein MLEKFSNWKDGFGKKKDASEELELVSIPKHVAIIMDGNGRWAKKKGLPRIAGHREGMKVINKIVRKANELGIETLTLYAFSTENWKRPKAEVDFLMRLPELFLGKELPVLMEENVKVRLMGSKENLPPHTLRAVETAITKTNENTGLILNFALNYGGRTEIIQAVQTMAKQVQEGLITYDQIDETLMADNLMTNQLPDPDLLIRTSGEIRLSNFMLWQLAYSEFWFTEVLWPDFTEIHFEEAIREYQHRGRRYGGV